In Helianthus annuus cultivar XRQ/B chromosome 8, HanXRQr2.0-SUNRISE, whole genome shotgun sequence, a single genomic region encodes these proteins:
- the LOC118481294 gene encoding uncharacterized protein LOC118481294, whose translation MSHLLCSFLLLLFCCLIMAGSHVLPTTEKHHNSTTLEMVTVSRLYHVITTMAIIIIIMFKAFMARMMSWPQNTSESDGDVFGKFVGEEVTPIRSYSSRIPIFSPLLEKLEPVDINFPLVDPVIDCMFLMADEKPKCPPVVVVSDKKQLVMSASSMSIPLARKPAISSSIKLKVPPKKAPAASVKKQLVMSASSVSIPLPRKPAIPSGIKLTVPPKKAPAAFVKRQLVMSASSVSIPLTRKPSVPSGIKL comes from the exons ATGTCACATCTTTTATGTTCTTTTCTACTACTGTTATTTTGTTGTTTGATCATGGCAGGTTCGCATGTTCTTCCCACCACCGAGAAACATCACAATTCGACT ACTCTGGAGATGGTTACTGTATCAAGACTCTATCATGTCATCACAACCATggctatcatcatcatcatcatgttcaAG GCTTTCATGGCTCGTATGATGAGCTGGCCGCAAAACACAAGTGAATCTGATGGTGATGTTTTTGGTAAGTTTGTTGGGGAGGAGGTCACTCCTATACGTAGTTACAGTTCTCGTATTCCCATTTTCTCTCCCCTTTTAGAAAAGTTAGAGCCCGTTGATATTAACTTTCCTTTAGTGGATCCTGTGATTGATTGTATGTTCTTAATGGCTGATGAAAAACCAAAATGTCCACCAGTTGTAGTTGTTTCTGACAAAAAACAGTTGGTTATGTCTGCTAGTTCCATGTCGATTCCATTGGCAAGAAAACCGGCTATTTCCTCTAGTATAAAACTGAAAGTTCCCCCCAAAAAGGCACCCGCTGCTTCTGTTAAAAAACAGTTGGTTATGTCTGCTAGTTCCGTGTCGATTCCTTTGCCTAGAAAACCGGCTATTCCTTCTGGAATAAAACTGACAGTTCCACCCAAAAAGGCACCCGCTGCTTTTGTTAAAAGACAGTTGGTTATGTCTGCTAGTTCCGTGTCGATTCCTTTGACTAGAAAACCGTCTGTTCCCTCTGGTATAAAACTATAA